One Gimesia aquarii DNA segment encodes these proteins:
- a CDS encoding FliA/WhiG family RNA polymerase sigma factor, whose product MAIKASEEIAEIWKVFKQDQSNQELRNRLIEQYVPLVRYNAERVWAKLPEGVDLNDLISAGVFGLMDAINAFDLERGVKFETYCVPRIRGAMLDELRTMDWVPRLVRSKASKLEAARKAAEAEYGRPPADEEIAGKMQLSRKEFDKLKNEANAVGLVSLNKKWYETDSYKDVREVDILQDAKGEDPTKSIQKRDLMRLVTKGLNRNERLIIILYYYEELTMKEIGSTLGLSESRVSQMHSSIVNRLKEQLGRRRPEFA is encoded by the coding sequence ATGGCCATCAAAGCCAGTGAAGAAATCGCAGAAATCTGGAAGGTATTCAAGCAGGATCAATCCAACCAGGAGTTGCGTAATAGGCTAATCGAGCAATATGTTCCCTTAGTTCGTTATAATGCAGAACGAGTTTGGGCCAAGCTACCTGAAGGGGTAGATTTGAACGACTTGATTTCGGCTGGTGTGTTTGGGCTGATGGATGCGATTAATGCATTCGATCTGGAGCGAGGAGTCAAGTTTGAAACTTACTGCGTGCCTCGTATCCGTGGTGCAATGTTAGACGAATTACGTACGATGGACTGGGTGCCTCGTCTGGTTCGGAGTAAAGCCAGTAAGCTGGAAGCGGCTCGAAAAGCGGCTGAAGCCGAATATGGTCGTCCCCCGGCAGATGAAGAAATTGCAGGGAAAATGCAATTGTCACGCAAAGAGTTTGACAAACTCAAAAATGAAGCGAATGCCGTCGGTCTGGTGAGCTTGAATAAAAAATGGTATGAAACTGACAGCTATAAAGATGTGCGTGAAGTGGATATTCTCCAGGATGCGAAGGGAGAAGATCCTACCAAAAGTATCCAGAAACGAGATTTGATGCGTTTGGTCACCAAAGGGTTGAACCGAAACGAACGTTTGATAATCATCCTTTATTACTATGAAGAATTGACGATGAAAGAGATTGGCAGTACTTTAGGTCTCTCTGAATCTCGCGTCAGTCAAATGCATTCAAGTATCGTCAACCGTTTAAAAGAACAATTGGGGCGAAGACGTCCTGAATTTGCTTAA